The Sphingobacteriales bacterium genomic sequence GTCAAGTACTGTAACTCCGGTAGCATTGGCACCACCGTTATTTTCTAAAATAGTAAAACGAACGGTATCACCTAAGTTTACTATTGACTTATCTACTACTTTATCCAATTCCAATGGCGGCGATACCACCAATAATAACTTGGTCGTCATCATCTTCGGTATTGCTATCGTTATTGGGTTTCTGAGTCTGTGTCCGGTTGGTCGGAGTTGGTAATTTCGGCATAGTTTACGATACCGTCAGCTTCTACCAACATTTTTACAGTGATGTTCAATGTTTTAGATTCTCCTACGGCTACGTTTCCAACTGTCCAAATGCCTGTAGTAGCATTGTAAGTACCGTCAGCACTTACATATTGTACTTCGGCAGGTAATTGGTCGGTTACTTCCACGCCTGTTGCAGCGGAAGGACCATCGTTGGTCACTACCAAAGTATAAACAAAGTTTTCGCCAACACCTACGGTTGTTGCATTTACCGATTTATCCAATGATAAGTCGGCGAGCACCTTCTACCGGAACGGCATCTTCGTCATCTTCACTTTGGTCACCATTGTCGTTATTAGGAGTTGAGTCAATATCCGGTTCGTTAGCTGTTGCTACTTGTGCTACATTTTTAAACGAACCAGCTTCCAATACTTTTACTTTTACGGTTAAAGTAGCTTCGCCGTTCACAGCTAAATCGCCGATTGTCCAAATACCTGTATTAATATTGTAAGCACCAATAGAAGCTGTAGAAGAAACATATTGAACTTCGCTTGGCAAATTATCCAATATGCTTACGCCGGTAGCATCAGAAGGACCTTCATTGCTTACAGTAATTTGTGTAATCAAAGTATCTCCTACATTTACTACAGTAGCATTTGCAGTTTTGGTTAATTCCAAATCAATTTGTTTGGCTTGCAAAGGTGCATCATCCTGGTCGTCTTCAGTAGGCACGTCATTGCCCGGAGTAGAATCTTCATCTTCTTGATCTACGGTTTCTACTTGTGCAATATTGATAATATTACCTGCTTGAAGCACCAAAGCTGTAATTTCCAAAGTAACTGTTTTTCCGGCATTTAAATC encodes the following:
- a CDS encoding DUF11 domain-containing protein, yielding MMTTKLLLVVSPPLELDKVVDKSIVNLGDTVRFTILENNGGANATGVTVLD
- a CDS encoding DUF11 domain-containing protein, producing MPAQLQYVSSDATQGTFSGSTWNVGDLNAGKTVTLEITALVLQAGNIINIAQVETVDQEDEDSTPGNDVPTEDDQDDAPLQAKQIDLELTKTANATVVNVGDTLITQITVSNEGPSDATGVSILDNLPSEVQYVSSTASIGAYNINTGIWTIGDLAVNGEATLTVKVKVLEAGSFKNVAQVATANEPDIDSTPNNDNGDQSEDDEDAVPVEGARRLIIG
- a CDS encoding DUF11 domain-containing protein, with the translated sequence MLADLSLDKSVNATTVGVGENFVYTLVVTNDGPSAATGVEVTDQLPAEVQYVSADGTYNATTGIWTVGNVAVGESKTLNITVKMLVEADGIVNYAEITNSDQPDTDSETQ